The Bacteroidota bacterium DNA window AAAAGTTAAGTGCTGTAAAAGCTGATTTAAAAAGCCAGCAACAATTACTGGAAACGGTTAAAGATTTAGAAAAATCGCAAACGGAACTACAACAAATATTAAGCGATATTGATAGCATTAAACAAAAGCTTCAAAAAATAAAAACCAAACCTGCTTTAACCAAAGCCATTGAAAAACTAAAGGCTGAAATAACGGAGTTAAATACACAAAAGGAAAAATTTGAAAGCGAGCAAAAAGCCATCAGCAAACAAATTGCCAAGCGTAGTAACGAGCTAAACGATATCAATGAAGATATTAAAAAACGGGAAGAGCGTATTGGACAAATTCAGGATTTTAAACGGGAACTGGAAACTTATGGGTTTGTAGCGGAGGAGCATGAAAGCAGCGAAGATTTAGACTTGTTGTACAATAAAATTAAACTGAACCAAGCAGACAGAAATACCTTAAAAATAAACAAGGATAATTTATTTGAAAAACTACGCGACAAGTTACAATCAACCTTTGCCGATGAGCAAGATTTTATACGCTATGTAGAAGAAGAAATTGCGTTGATTGATGACAAGGAACGTTCTATTTCGTCATTATTAGAAAGTATAAGCACGCAGTTTGCCAACCCTGCTTATACCCTATTGAAACGTTATGATGAATTTAAAGAATTTATAAACAATAAGTTTAACCACAAACTATCGCAAAGCCGTATTTCAGATATTGAAAGCTTAACCATAGAGTTGGTTGACAATAAAAAACTGGTAGAAGAGGTTAAAAAAATCAGCCAGATTCAACAGGTAAAAGGACAACTAATGTTTGAGTTTGACCACTCGGAAAACTTAAAAGTATTAGATGCTTACTTAGACTCAGGTAAAAAAATAGAGTTTGATGATTTGTTTGATATTACCTTACACTTAACACGTAAAGGAACGACCAAACCTGTTGATTTGAACGAGCAAATTGAAAGTGACGGAACGGATAAAATGATCCGTTTAATGATTGTAATGAACATCATTAATCGTTTAGCCATTGCCGATGATGAAAACCGTATTGTATTGTTTATTGATGAGGTAGCTACTATTGATAAACAAAACAGACCTGAGTTAGTACGTTTCTGTCGCGAGCATTATTTCATTCCAATATTTGCCGCGCCTGATGCCGTAGCCGGTTTTGGTAAATACTATTTCATTTACCCAAATGCAGGTAAAATTAATATCAACGAAAAAATTAATGCCATGTATGGCGAAAGCAATGCAGCTATGTAATGCCTATAAAGCATTACACACTGTAAAAAGTTAACAGCCAAAATAACACAAGCATGATTAAAGCAGAACCAAAAACAATACTCAATTTTTTAGCCAATCATTTTGATAGCTTAAAAGATTTGTTTGATGCCCAAGTAGAAAATGGCATCATTCACCAGGAGGTATTGGCTCAAATAATGACCGAGCGCGATGACCAAATTCAATCGCAGCTCATTGAATACAAAATATTGCGTAAGCTGGGCGATGATTTTGAGTTCAGAGATACATATTTTAAACTATTTGAATTTATTTTAAATGAGTTCAGACCGCTATTGCCCGAAACCATTCAAAAGTATGAGCAATCAATAGGTGCACTATTCAAAAAAATACGCGAAGGCATAAATGGCGATACATTGATTCTGAAAAACAGGATTGATGATTTGAACAATGAAATAAAAGAGTTTAGCGAAGCAGTAGAAAAAAATACCATTCGTTTATTAGCCGAAACTCGCGAGCTGAAATCAAACGTTGATAAGCTGGATTACAAAGAAAAAGTACGCAAGGCCAGCTTCTGGATTGATTATTATATATTGCCATTGAACAATATTTTAGATATAAACCATGGCGATAGTATTACCAATAAGCTGTTTGATATATCGGAATACGTAAACGTACGCAGGCTTAATTTCAGTGATGAAAATATACGTTTGCAGTTTGAAAAAGTATATACCTTTTTAATTCAGACCAACGATGATTTATTGCGCCAGTCAAAACTATTAACCAATGAGTTATTGCCATTGATTGAACGCATCAGAACGGAATCAATTATATTAACGGGTTGGATGGAGTTTTTAAAACAACCTTATAAATCGCCCGTACCAAAAGTATTTAAAGGCGAGCGCAACTATCCGTACAATAACGATATGTATTTAAATGCCAAAGAATACATTGAACAGTTTGCGGCTGATGAAACCATTATTTTAGAAGAGCCTATTGCCAACAGCGATAAATGGGTATTTAACAAAGACCTTTATAAAGGTAAAATGATGAGCCAGTTGCCGCTTGACAGCTTTTTTGACTGGTGTGGTTTAACACTAAGAGGCGAATACAAAGAGATAGAAACAGATAAATTTTTTGCCTTAACGGGTTTATTGTTTGAAGACGGCATTGTGCTGGAATTAGACGAATCGTCAAAGGACAGAAAATTAATCAAGACCAACCAAATGACATTGAGAGTACCAAAAATTAAAGTAATAAAACATGGAATTTCCTAGATACCACAAAGACATAGTAAGTGATTTAATGGCCGGTAAATTTATATTGGCCAGCGATCCTAAATTTATATCGCTTAAAGAAAGCGAAGATTTTTATACCAAATTTTTTAAAGAAAGTTTTGCTTATGAGCTGGAAATGAAAACCGATTTTGGTTTTATACTTTCGTACGAAACAGGCGAGCAACTAAGCAGGGATATTTGTTTGTTTTTTGCGGTACTTAGTTTTGAGCTGGATAAAGACGGCAAAAACTTTTTGGAAGAAATACAGTATGCCGAATTTGAAACCGAAAAACTGGATGAATATTTTGATAACTCATCGTATGCGGAACTGATTAATAATAACAACCAGTTAAAGGATAGCTTTAGCCGCAAACAGTTTTTAGCTACTTTAAACAGGCGTAATATTATAGAGAAAACAAGCGAAAATAAATTTACGTTTACCCAAGCATACAAAGTATTTATTGACTTTGCCATTGATTTTGCCAAAGGTAAATTGAACGCTGCCAATAATGAGGCTTAGAAAATTTCTATTTAATAGAATGAGAGTATTAATAAAAAAGAACGACCTATATCATAAGGTAGCTTGGATTAAAAGGCATTCGGATGGTTCTATATTAGGATGGAATTCGAGTCCTCATTATTACATCAAAAACTTCCCTAAGAACATAGATTTTTTTGATATACACTACTTTTACCCTAAAAAAGGACAATTTCATTTTTCATATAAATACTCTATCGACAAGTTGACATATCATGTAAGAGCTTATCCGAAAGAGTTAAGTATTAAAATACTTGGTGGTATTGAAAATATTAGGACAAAGAATATTTTGCTACCAAAAATTGAGAAATTCAATGAGTTTATATTCTTGGACAACTCAGCAAATATCGACTATAATGACCCTAAGTTATTCAGATCACTAATGGCAACAAGCTTTAATATATGGACAGACAATATTCTCCAAGATGTTAAAAAGTTTGGAAAGAAAATCACTCCAAAAGAAACCGATATTGTCTTAGACATAGACGAATTAGGAAAGTCTTCTATAACTTATTATCCAATTATTTATAATAACACACCCAGAGTAAATCTTGATTACTTTAACTCCCCTGGTTTCATTCGTTTAGCCGACAAAACTCAAAATCCAATTATAGAGTTAATTGTAAACGTTAGTAGAAAAGAACAGTAAATTTAAGTCTATAATAGCTCATTTAGGCTGTATTGGTTAACTCTGTTACTTAGTACTTTTTCGCCCTTGTCGGTGTTCTTCACCAACAATACCAAAATTGCTTTTATACTCCTTTAGTTTCTAACATGCCATAAATAAAGTGCTTTTATACTCCTTCCGTTTTGAACATGGCATTAATTAAATGCTTTTATGCATGTTCAATTCTCAACATGCCATAAATGAAGTGCTTTTATGCTCCTTCAGTTTTCAACATGCCATTAATTAAATGCTTTTATATATGTTCAATTTTGAACATGTCATCATTGAATTACTTTTATACTCCTTCAATTTCTAACATGCCATAAATGAAATGCTTTTATACATGTTCAATTTCTAACATGTCATCAATGAAGTGCTTTTATATAGGTGCAGTTTCTAAGGAGTACTAAAAGCCTATTTATATTTTCGCCCTTGTTGGTGCGCTTCACCAACAAACACATTAACAAAAACGCTTTATTAACATCATTTCCATGCGCTTGCTCCTCCATTTCCAATTGCATTAATTGTGCTTATTATTGCAGGCCAATTTTTTACGCAATAAAATATTGTTTTCACCGCTGACACCTTAAAATCAGCACTATTTTTAGTTATTAATTTTTTATCTGCAAAACAAAATGAATAGAATCAGTTACACAATAATTGTAGGACTTTTCTTCCTTACATCATGCAAAAATGAATGCAGAGTTGTTCAAGAGTATTATGATAACTCAAAAGAAAAAAAAGTTTTCATTTATCCCGACTGCAACGACAAAACATACTACAAACAGCTTAACTTTTACGATAATGGACAAGAGTCAAGTGAAGGTTATGAAAAGAATGGTGAAATGGTTGGTAAATTTAAGAGTTGGGCTGAGAATGGGAACCAAACTGCTGAATGGGAAATTCTTGACGGAGAAGAGCATGGATTTATTCAATGTTGGTATGACAATGGAATAAAAAAAAGAGAAACAACTTTAGACAGAGGTATAAAAAATGGAAAGTTTAAAGAATGGTATGAAAACGGAAAACCAATATGCGAAGGAGATTATATAAAGGAAAAAAAGGTTGGAACTTGGAAATATTGGGACAAAAATGGATCATGGAAAATAAGAAATTATAAGAATGATATACTGCAGGGACCTACTCTGGAACATGTAATTGATTCCATATCAATAAAACTGGTAAGTGGTCAATATCTTAACGGAAAAGAAGCTGGACTATGGAAATGGTTTGATAAAGACAGCGTTTTGTCTCAAACCGCAATAATGACTGACGGAAAATACGCAGGAGAATTTGTCAGATATTACAAAGACGGGAAAGTAAAAGAAAAAGGAAATCTAGTTGACGGATACTATGAAGGTGATTTAACACATTATGACGAGAAAGGAAACATTACCAAAACAGAACACTATAAAAATGGAATGTTACAACACAACAGAAAAAAGTAAATTAGTAATTGTATTACTTTAGTTTTGAGCATGGCATCAATGAAGTGCTTTTATATAGCTGCAGTTTCCAAGGAGTACTAAAAGCCTATTTATATTTTCGCCCTTGTTGTTGCTCTTCACCAACAATACCAAAAGAGTTTTCATACTAAAAATGTTGTTTCTCCGCTTGCATTTATTTAATATATAATGGAGTATTGTAAGAGGTAAAGCAGATTGAACGGTTTATATTAACCGTTTACAAAGATTTTTATAAATAAAAGGCTATAAGTATCGGCTAAAAACATTTGCCATTTTACAAAATAAAAGCAACCTTATGACAATTAAACAATTCATAATTATTATTTTACAATTATTTATAGTTGGTTCGAGTACCTTATTTGGACAGATTCGTGACATTGAAGATGCCCCCTTTAATTATTCTTTTTATTCTAAAAGAAATGCCGACAGCTTGATTAATTTGGGAATCTACTATCAATTTGGAAGAGGTAATGAGGATTTTCGAACACTGATATGTTTAGACTCACTTTCAAAAAAATACAACTTCAAATTTATGGCATCTTATGCAGGTGGTTGTTTAATGGAGTTTTGGACAAGGAGCATTGATTCAATGCCATGGTTTGACGAATATATGGGAGAACATCTTACAAAAATAAACGGTCCCGATTGGAAGAACAAATTTGAGAATGAAGTTAAAGAATGTGCTAACACAATCTGTGGAACTAAATCTCAAATTGACTCTTTCTATTATAATTCTCAATTTGGTGGAGGTATAATGTTTGAAATAAACGACTCTAAGTTAAACGATATTTCAAAATGTATACTTGATTTTCAGTTGTTACAAATCTTAAAAAAATATCCTAGTTTGAAATTCGAAATTGGTGGCTACATGACAGTTGATGAGAATAATACATCTGTGTCGTTACAAAGAGCCATTAATATTCAAAAGTATTTCATTTCCAAGGGTATTTCGAAAAATAGATTGACTGTAAAAAACTACAAATTTGGTACTAATTACAAACCATCTGTTAAAATGGATTGTATAAGACAAAACAGAATTGTGAAATTCCGTGTTATAGGTACATAATGCAGTTACTAGCGCACGCTAAAAATCAATTTAAATCCTATTTTTCATGCTCGTGCTCCCCTATTTCCAATTGCATTAATTGTGCTTATCTTATCGTGCATAAATCCTTATTATTGCAGGCGAATTTTTTAACACAATGAATTTTATAGCAGAATTAAAATGGCGTGGCATGTTGCAGGATGTAATGCCGGGCACAGAGGAGTTACTAAGCAAACAGGTAACCCGCGGATATATTGGTTTTGACCCAACGGCTGATAGTTTACACGTTGGGCATTTAACCCAAATAATGACTTTGATTCATTTTCAAAGAGCAGGCCATCAACCGGTGGCTTTGGTGGGTGGCGCAACAGGTATGGTAGGCGATCCTTCCGGTAAAAGCGATGAACGCAACTTACTTTCGGAAGAAGTATTGCGCCACAACGAAGACTGTTTGAAAAAACAATTGAGTCATTTCCTTGACTTTAATGCAGGCGAAAACGGAGCTATTTTAGTAAACAATTACGATTGGTTTAAAGGTATTTCGTTCCTTGATTTTATACGCGATATTGGTAAACATATTACCGTGAATTATATGATGGCCAAAGACTCGGTAAAAAAACGTTTGGAAGGCGATACAGGCATGAGTTTTACGGAGTTTACTTACCAATTGGTACAGGGCTACGATTTTTACTACTTATGGAAAAACCTGAACTGCCAGGTACAAATGGGCGGTAGCGACCAATGGGGAAATATAGTAACAGGTACAGAGCTGATACGCAGAAAAGATGCGGGCGAAGCTTTTGCCATGACTACGCAACTGATAAAAAAAGCCGATGGTACTAAATTTGGTAAAACAGAAAGTGGTGCTGTTTGGTTGGATAGAAAACGTACATCACCTTACAAATTTTACCAGTTTTGGTTAAATGCCAGCGATAGCGATGCGGCCAACTGGATTTATATTTTTACCCTGTTAAGCCAAAGCGAAATAGAAGCACTAAGAGCGGAACATGAAAAAGCACCGCACCTGCGTGTATTGCAAAAAGCATTGGCCAAAGAAATAACCATTCGTACGCACAGCGAAACTGATTATAATGCAGCTGTTGAAGCCTCGAATATATTATTTGGAAACGCCACAGCCGAGGCTTTTGCCCAACTGGACGAAGCTACTTTTTTAGATATTTTTGAAGGTGTACCGCAGTTTAGCATTGCAAAAACAGAACTGGAAAATACGATTAATATAGTAGATTTATTGGCAGAGAAAACGAGTGTATTTCCATCGAAAGGGGAAGCCCGTAAAATGATAGCAGGTGGTGGCGTAAGTATGAATAAAGCCAAAATAGAAAACGATACGGTAAGTATTGGCACAAACGACTTAATAAACAACAAATTTTTAATTGCTCAAAAAGGCAGGAAAAACTATTTTTTAATTACTGTGAACTAAGTTTGGGGTAGTTTAGTGTAGTTTGAGCGTAGTCGAAAACTATCGGAAGAGAACCCAAAATAATGTTTCGACTCCGCTCAACATCCACGACTCCGCTCGACAGCCGCGACTCTGCTCGACAGCCGCGACTCCACTCGACATCCGTAAGAGCAACAACGTAAAAATATTTAAGCAAATAATGAAAACCATTACACCTAAAGACTTACCATTGGCTGAATTTCACAATGCATTGTTAACCGCTATTGCACCACGACCTATTTGTTTTGCAAGCACCGTTGATAAAGATGGAAATCCAAACCTAAGTCCTTTTAGTTTCTTTAATATATTTGGTTCAAACCCCACTACACTTATATTCTCTCCTGCCCGCAGGGTTAGGGACAATACCATTAAGCATACCTTAGAAAATGTAATGGCTACCAAAGAAGTTGTTATCAATGTAGTTAACTACAATATGGTGCAGCAAATGAGCTTAGCCAGTTGCGAGTACCCGAAAGGCGTAAACGAATTTACCAAATCGGGCTTCACTCCTATTGCTTCAGAAAAAGTAAAACCTTTCCGCGTAAAGGAAAGCCCCGTACAGTTTGAATGTAAAGTACGCGATATTATTGAAACTGGTAACGAAGGTGGTGCAGGTAATTTGGTAATAGCTGAAATTATACTGATGCATATTGATAACTCGGTTATGACATTGGATGGTAAAATAGATCAGCACAAAATGGATTTAGTAGGCCGTTTGGGAAGCGACTGGTATGTAAGAGCCAATGGCGATGCTTTATTTGAAGTACCTAAACCCAACAGGAACCTTGGTATGGGTGTAGACAGTTTACCGGAGGCTATACGTTTAAGTACCATTTTAACGGGTAATGATTTGGGCTTATTAGCCAATGAACAAAACATACCTGATGCTGACAGTGTGGCTATTTATAAACACATGAACAAAGACTTATTAGGCATACACCAACGCTTTAATGACGATGCGGAGAAACTACAATCGGAATTACACCGCTTAGCGCATTATTTGTTAAGTCAGGGTAAAGCAAGCGATGCTTGGAAAACATTGTTAAGTTAAACCAACAAAACATATAAATATGGAAATAGCATCAAAAATAATTATCGCATTCATAGCACTCGAACATTTCTATATTTTATGGTTAGAAATGTTTGCTTGGGAAACCCAGGGCAAGAAAACCTTTAAAGGCTCTTTAAAAGATGAAATGTTTGCACCTACTAAAAAGCTGGCCGCTAACCAGGGTTTATACAATGGCTTTTTAGCTGCAGGTTTAATCTGGTCGTTGTTAATAAGCGATACTGTATGGCAAACCAATGTAGCCTTTTTCTTTTTAGGTTGCGTTACGGTTGCCGGTATTTATGGTGCTTTAACAGCTGCCAGAAAAATATTTTTTGTACAGGCTTTACCTGCTTTAATTGGTTTATTGGTTTTATACTTTGCTCAATAAATGATGGGTATTGTTTTTGAAACGGAAAGACTAAACATACGTCCATTTACTTTACAGGATACTGCCTTTATTATTGAATTAGTTAATAGCGAAGGTTGGTTAAAATATATTGGCGATAGAAATATAAAAACCACCACGGATGCAGAAGCTTATTTAAGCAACGGCCCTATAAAAAGTTATACGCAACACAGCTTTGGCTTGTGGATGGTTGAACTTAAAAACAACACACCTATTGGTATGTGTGGTTTAATTAAGCGCGATACTTTGGCAAACCCAGATATTGGTTTTGCTTTTTTACCTGCATTTGAAAACCAAGGTTATGCTTTTGAAGCTGCACAGGCAACCATGCAATACGCAACCAATATATTAAAGCTGGCTAATGTTTTAGCCATTACTTTACCTGAAAATAATTCATCCATAAAACTACTGAATAAAATAGGTTTACAGTTTGTAGAACATATCACCATGCCCGGTGATGATGAAAAACTAATGTTGTTTAGTAATTAAAGTTTAAGCCTTTTGTATTTTACGTGTTACTAAATCTTTAAAGTAGCACATTTCCGATTCGTCTTTAAATGTACGCTTAGGAATTATCATAGCCATATTGGTATCCATAAATAAATAAAAAGCAGTTTTACCTTCTTCTATACTTTTAATTGCATCCCATCCGGTGCTTGCTTCTGAATTACGCGTTTTGTAAAAATACCTCTCCTCGGTAAATTCTACTTCTTTTTTCCCAAGTATATAACCATTTTCAAGGGGTATTCTTTTTATTACAACATAACTTCTGTAAAGAATAAAAATATATACAACAATACCGAAGAGTGATGAAACAGTAGTTCTCATCAAATCGAATCCATCACTATTCAAAAAATATTGTACAATTAGGAGCGTACATACAATCGCAATAATTGATTGCTTCAACCTAGTTTTCATAAAATGAAACTTATTGAAGTCAGCGTAGTCTTCCCTGGTAATATCTATATTTAATTTCATAGGCTAATACGGTTTACTCCACTACAAACATTTTAGCTTGCTGGCTGCTGTTGTTTTCTATTTTAAAGTAATAAACGCCTTTAGCCAAATTATCTATATTAATGGTTTGGGTAGTTTTAGACAATTGTACTTTGGCAAACTGCTTACCGTTTACATCATAAATAACGGCATCACTATTCAATAGCCTTTCATTTATTTCAATATTTATCTGGTGCTTGGTTGGATTGGGATACAATAAAAAACCACTTTCCTTTTCCTGTATATTTTTAACTCCTGATTTAAAATCGTACATGCCAATGGCATACATTCCTTTTTCAATTTTATTGGTAGTAAACCTTCCGGTTTTATCAAGCTTGCTACCTCCTGAAATGCGTATATTATCAGTATGTAAAACCCATTCGTTGGTTCCTTGTGGTTTAAACAATAAAACCAAACTGTCTTCGTTGGTAAATGGCAAAGTATAATCTAACCAACCGCCACTTGTACTGGCAGGTGTTGTACCATCAAAGTTAAAATATACTTGTGCTTTAAATTTACCAGCGTCAAAATTACCATCTATATTCCAAAACCTGTATTGGCTTATTCTTATGCCTTTTGGTGTTACTTCGTTTTGTTTAGCGCCTACCCAATAGTGTTCAGCTAATATGGTAGCTGAATCGGTATTTTGTTGCACGTTGAGAGTAATTAATGCATTGGCATCTGTTTTTATGCCTGTACCTTTTATGGTTTGTAATGAATAGGTTTTAGCCAAAGGCAATTCATTGTTTTCGTTAATTAAAACAAAAGCCGGCATAAAAGTATAAGGAACACGAACCATAATTTGTTTCTCACTTCCGTTCAGTGAATCCTGTTCTACATATTTATTACCTAAGGTATCAAACAAAGTAATTTTAAATGGTATATAAGAATAAGAAATGTTATTTCCCCTGCTATATTGTTTAACATTTAGTTCCACAAAATTGGCAGCATTACCCACCATCACTTTATAACTACTTAAAACCACTGCTGCACTTCCGGCTGTAAAAACCCAATCGTTAAAAAACTGGGTAAGGTTTACAGATGTAAACTTCTGAAACTCGTCTCTTAACTTTAGTGAACTACTTGTTTGAAATTTGTATTTGGTTAAATAACTATTGCATGCTTTAAAAAAAGCGGTATCGCCCATATAATATCTGAGTGCCGCTACTGTTAATGCGCCTTTTTTGTACACGTGGGTTCCGTATGTTACCTCATGCGGAATTTGGTTCAATACTAAAAAGCTTTTGTCGGCAACATGTGCAAAACGCATTACTTCCAATAACTTTTCATTCATATCTGTATAATAAGTATTCTTATCATACATCAATTCCAAAAACATAGCTTCGCAAAAACTGGCCCAACCCTCGTTTAACCACATTTCACTGGCACTTTCGCAAGTTACCATATCGCCCCACCACATATGGCTTAACTCATGTGCCATCAGAGTTTCATAAGTTAAAGTTCCATCTACACCAAATAATGGATAAGTAATACAAGTAGCATGTTCCATAGCTCCACCGTTAAAAGGAACCATTACATAACCGGCTCGCTCAAACGGATAAGGTGCAAATTTATCTTCAAAAAACTGCAGTGCTTTTGTTAAGTTAACCATGCTCAACTTTACTTTGGCTGTATCTTGTGCTTGTGCTGCCAGTATAATTTCATAAGCTTTTTCTTTACCTTGGTAAACATATTTTACGGGTGTATAGGTACTCACCGCCACACAAGCTAAATAGGTAGGAATAGGGTTGCTTAAAACCCAATTCCAGGTAATAGTTTGGTCGTTATGCACATTTGATGCTTGCGGAATTCCATTACAAACTGCCATGTATCCGCTGTCAGTGGTAATATGAAAATCATAAGTGCTTCTCTCTTCAAAGTTATCCACACAAGGGAACCAGGCACGACCAAAATTATGCGGATTTACCGTAAAACCGACTCCCATATTGAAAGCATACTTACCACTAAAATAAAAGCCTCCCCACTTGGAATCCTGAATTGGAACACCTCCATAAAAACAGTTTAAATCAACCGTATCACCTGTGTTAAAATCCTGACTTACAGATATAAATAACTGAGAGTCATTTTTTGTAAAACTTTGTTTTATACCTTGTATTAGTATAGAATCAACCCCTAATTTGGCTAAATCAAGCACAATTAATTTTACACTGCTTTTTATCAGTTTTACTTTTAGAACAGCATTCCCATTTATGGATTTGCTTCCCAAATTTACGATATTTAACCGAATTGAATAATTGAGTACATCGAACTCACTAGTTCTTGAATCACTGGCATTTACACTTAAAAAAAATGTGGACAAGCCTAGCAGGCAAAATAATTTTATTCTATTTAACATATTCATTTTTTCTTTTTTACAAACAACTTACAAGTTTTTTACACCAATTTAAACCCAAAAACAAGCCCAATTTAAAAATAAATATACACATATTGTCAATAAACTATAAATTGCCGTCTAATTAATTAAAATCCTATGTTAAAGAAAATACTTGCAACGTTATTTACTTTATTAATTTTAGACCTTAGTGCTCAGGTTAGTATTAGTAATTATTTACTAACGACAGGCAATAATGCTTCGTTGTTACAAACCAATGGTAGTGCTTTTGACGATATTGACATGTCGATAGGTACTACTATTTTATTAGGTGGTAGTAATACTAACACGCAATCAAGCACATTATCACCTATTGGTTTCGATTTTTTTATAAACGGAACCAGACAAACTACTTTTAACGTTACCACCAATGGTTTTATTGGAATAGGTAATTTTGCTACTCCGGGTGTGGGTTGGCTAGTTGGTAGTGGTGTAAAACTAGCCCCGTTTTTAACTT harbors:
- a CDS encoding OmpA family protein; amino-acid sequence: MTIKQFIIIILQLFIVGSSTLFGQIRDIEDAPFNYSFYSKRNADSLINLGIYYQFGRGNEDFRTLICLDSLSKKYNFKFMASYAGGCLMEFWTRSIDSMPWFDEYMGEHLTKINGPDWKNKFENEVKECANTICGTKSQIDSFYYNSQFGGGIMFEINDSKLNDISKCILDFQLLQILKKYPSLKFEIGGYMTVDENNTSVSLQRAINIQKYFISKGISKNRLTVKNYKFGTNYKPSVKMDCIRQNRIVKFRVIGT
- the tyrS gene encoding tyrosine--tRNA ligase; amino-acid sequence: MNFIAELKWRGMLQDVMPGTEELLSKQVTRGYIGFDPTADSLHVGHLTQIMTLIHFQRAGHQPVALVGGATGMVGDPSGKSDERNLLSEEVLRHNEDCLKKQLSHFLDFNAGENGAILVNNYDWFKGISFLDFIRDIGKHITVNYMMAKDSVKKRLEGDTGMSFTEFTYQLVQGYDFYYLWKNLNCQVQMGGSDQWGNIVTGTELIRRKDAGEAFAMTTQLIKKADGTKFGKTESGAVWLDRKRTSPYKFYQFWLNASDSDAANWIYIFTLLSQSEIEALRAEHEKAPHLRVLQKALAKEITIRTHSETDYNAAVEASNILFGNATAEAFAQLDEATFLDIFEGVPQFSIAKTELENTINIVDLLAEKTSVFPSKGEARKMIAGGGVSMNKAKIENDTVSIGTNDLINNKFLIAQKGRKNYFLITVN
- a CDS encoding flavin reductase family protein; translation: MKTITPKDLPLAEFHNALLTAIAPRPICFASTVDKDGNPNLSPFSFFNIFGSNPTTLIFSPARRVRDNTIKHTLENVMATKEVVINVVNYNMVQQMSLASCEYPKGVNEFTKSGFTPIASEKVKPFRVKESPVQFECKVRDIIETGNEGGAGNLVIAEIILMHIDNSVMTLDGKIDQHKMDLVGRLGSDWYVRANGDALFEVPKPNRNLGMGVDSLPEAIRLSTILTGNDLGLLANEQNIPDADSVAIYKHMNKDLLGIHQRFNDDAEKLQSELHRLAHYLLSQGKASDAWKTLLS
- a CDS encoding DUF1304 domain-containing protein — its product is MEIASKIIIAFIALEHFYILWLEMFAWETQGKKTFKGSLKDEMFAPTKKLAANQGLYNGFLAAGLIWSLLISDTVWQTNVAFFFLGCVTVAGIYGALTAARKIFFVQALPALIGLLVLYFAQ
- a CDS encoding GNAT family N-acetyltransferase — its product is MMGIVFETERLNIRPFTLQDTAFIIELVNSEGWLKYIGDRNIKTTTDAEAYLSNGPIKSYTQHSFGLWMVELKNNTPIGMCGLIKRDTLANPDIGFAFLPAFENQGYAFEAAQATMQYATNILKLANVLAITLPENNSSIKLLNKIGLQFVEHITMPGDDEKLMLFSN
- a CDS encoding YcxB family protein, producing the protein MKTRLKQSIIAIVCTLLIVQYFLNSDGFDLMRTTVSSLFGIVVYIFILYRSYVVIKRIPLENGYILGKKEVEFTEERYFYKTRNSEASTGWDAIKSIEEGKTAFYLFMDTNMAMIIPKRTFKDESEMCYFKDLVTRKIQKA
- a CDS encoding M1 family aminopeptidase, whose protein sequence is MSTFFLSVNASDSRTSEFDVLNYSIRLNIVNLGSKSINGNAVLKVKLIKSSVKLIVLDLAKLGVDSILIQGIKQSFTKNDSQLFISVSQDFNTGDTVDLNCFYGGVPIQDSKWGGFYFSGKYAFNMGVGFTVNPHNFGRAWFPCVDNFEERSTYDFHITTDSGYMAVCNGIPQASNVHNDQTITWNWVLSNPIPTYLACVAVSTYTPVKYVYQGKEKAYEIILAAQAQDTAKVKLSMVNLTKALQFFEDKFAPYPFERAGYVMVPFNGGAMEHATCITYPLFGVDGTLTYETLMAHELSHMWWGDMVTCESASEMWLNEGWASFCEAMFLELMYDKNTYYTDMNEKLLEVMRFAHVADKSFLVLNQIPHEVTYGTHVYKKGALTVAALRYYMGDTAFFKACNSYLTKYKFQTSSSLKLRDEFQKFTSVNLTQFFNDWVFTAGSAAVVLSSYKVMVGNAANFVELNVKQYSRGNNISYSYIPFKITLFDTLGNKYVEQDSLNGSEKQIMVRVPYTFMPAFVLINENNELPLAKTYSLQTIKGTGIKTDANALITLNVQQNTDSATILAEHYWVGAKQNEVTPKGIRISQYRFWNIDGNFDAGKFKAQVYFNFDGTTPASTSGGWLDYTLPFTNEDSLVLLFKPQGTNEWVLHTDNIRISGGSKLDKTGRFTTNKIEKGMYAIGMYDFKSGVKNIQEKESGFLLYPNPTKHQINIEINERLLNSDAVIYDVNGKQFAKVQLSKTTQTINIDNLAKGVYYFKIENNSSQQAKMFVVE